DNA sequence from the Coregonus clupeaformis isolate EN_2021a chromosome 30, ASM2061545v1, whole genome shotgun sequence genome:
ttgttatattacaatttctaaaaaacgttttttgctttgtcattatggggtattgtgtatcgattgatgaggtaaaaaaaatatttaaaacattttagaataaggctgtaacgtaacaaaatgtggaaaaagtgaagggctTTGAAGACTTTCCGAAtgtggtgtgtctgtgttggCTGGTGGGCTACCTGTTTGACCACCCCGGGACAGTCTTCTTCAGTGTGTTAATGTCCTTCTGGGCAGTCACCTTCCTGGAGTACTAGAAACGCAAGATGGCCACCCTGGCTCACCACTGGGACTGCATGGacttccaggaggaggaggtctgGATTAGAGCCAATTCATTAAAGGATTTTCATTAATTTCAATTTCTATACTTTTGTAATTCTGTGATATgtgtgagtgagaaagttacagagggtcaaagatcatacccccaagacatgatatcctcccctgttattggtaatggtgagaggttagcatgtattgggggtatgatctttgaccctctgtaactttctcactcatcattattcacaattcattcaggattatccgtaatcatggtagcatccacattaatgtgtTTAGAaactattcttatttacaacaaaAGGGACTCAAAAATGGCACAATATATTATTtaccatttctattgggcacaaaataatctcaaACAAAACCAAAACTAACTGTAAATACATCCAACAAGTTTGGAGAGTCAATTGCgtactaggaatatgggaccaaatactacgtTTGACTACTTTATAAGAATCTtaaggggtgtcaataattttgagccctacctttttgagagagaaaaaagtattacttgttaaacaaaatctttctctgagcaattgtattagtataaaaaataattataTTAATATAATGtccctttttttcttcttttttttttagcatacaacatagctcagtatttgaattatttattttatacagtcattattgctaatctttatcaagggtgtcaataattccggaccccactgtatgttccaCATTGGTGCATGGCATGTGTTTGTATCTAGGAGCGTCCGCGGCCTGAGTTTGCGGCCATGGCTCCAGTGACGGGAGTGAAAGAGCCCTACTTCCCAGAGAAGGCCCGGCTGTCCCGCATGCTCACTGGCTCCATGGTCATCATCATCATGGTAAGACACTGAGTTTTACTCTCTTTGTGTCCTTTGCTTTGTGTTTATTGATGTGGCAGAGCACACCAGGGGTAGCCGGGTACCAGATCTGCCACTGTCACTGACATGACAATGACTAAAGGAGTTGGTATtacggcacaaacagatcttgAACAGTTATTCATTATCATGAGACCTGACCAGTTAAAATTCAAAACCCTCCTTATAGGCTAATACAGAAATCCCAAAGTTGTTCCTGGCCAGGCCACACGGTCAGGGAAAACGTTGTACCCTAGTGGAAAAGGTGAGGAAAGGATGCCATTTTAGTGTACTGTATTTGAGGTGTAGTTGAACTAATATTCATCTTATTCACCTCACTTCTCTTTCCTCTGTCTACCCCTGTCTGTCCCCAGTTGTGTGTGGTGATGATCTTCCTGGTGACAGTGATCATGTATCGTGGGATAGTGAGTGTGATGATGTACCGCACAGGCAGCGTTGTGCTGCGTACTCAGGTACAGCACAATACACTCTGCTCTGATGAATAAAGCTGCTGACACTGGATCAGAATACCCTTCAAAACACCTGACAATGGGTGACATCCGCCATTTAGCTAATGCCAGCAGATACGTTAGCTCAGATTGATACATTAGCTCAGATtttctgtgtgtgcgcgtgtgtgtgttccctcaggcaGGGAACATTGCCAATATCTCCAGCAGTTTGGTGAATCTGGCCCTGATTCTGCTGATGGGGCAGGTCTATACTGCGTTGGCACTGCAGCTCACTAAATGGGGTAAGAACACAGCCCTCAGCCACCTCCCTATCTGCCTCAGCCAATACACTACCAATCAATACATCTACCCACAGAGAAATCTACTTCCTTGGGTTTTGATTAAGCGTCTGCATCTATCACAGTGGCCTCAAAAAGAAAACATTGTCTATCAGATAAGTGTGAAGACTATTTAAAAACTTAGCAGTATATTGAAAGTGGTGGTGTATAGTCCAAGATTCAAATGCCATTACAGTACAGCAGATACATTTTGTTCCTGTAACGTGCATTTCATGTATAATCTTACCCTCAAAGGTTTTTACCTTTCTCTGGTGGAATAACATTTGTTTAAAGATTTTTGACGAATTGATTTTATTGTTTTTGGATGTTTGGACAGAGATGCACAGAACACAGACACAGTACGAAGACGCGTTTACCTTCAAGGTGTTTGTGTTCCAGTTTGTCAACTTCTACTCCTCTCCCTTCTATGTGGCATTCTTCAAGGGAAGGTACTGTTTATTATAGCATGATGCTACTGGTATCTGGCTGGTTTGACACCCCTGCAATAGACCAACCATTTGTATCTATTCCAATGGCAGGTTTGTGGGATATCCTGGACACTATGGTACCTTGCTTGGTATGAGAAATGAAGATGTACGTTTTCAGAAATGACAACCCATATTTGCATACACAGAGCCATGTTCTCATAAAGACCTTTTCACGTTACCGGTATATTTATGTTGGATGGATTTATTTTTGTCTctctactttgtgtgtgtgtgtttcagtgtggtCCAGGGGGTTGTTTCATTGAACTGGCTGAGCAGCTCTTCATCATCATGGTGGGGAAACAGCTCATCAGTAATGTTCAGGAGTTTGTCATCCCGTAGGTTTCCTCCCTGACTCTCCTACTATTAACTTGAGGGCAAATCCTAGTTTCCACTTAGGTCGAATTTTCATTTATCCTACCATTGACATCATTGGATTACTAAGTGAAATTAGACTTAAGTATAGGATTCACCCCTCACTGATTCTGTCATCCTTTATCTCACTCCTTTGGCATGAGTATAAATAGCCTGGTAGCACAATTTGCTTTGCTTTAGCCAACCCTTCTCTTGTCCATATAGCATGACAATGAAGAGTTGGCTTAAGGACAAATACATTTGGCTACTAGTGTTTGCCTCTGATTTTGTTTCCTACAGTGTGAGAGTCTCCATGGTCTCTGTATAATGATAGGAACTCTGTGTGGGTGGTACAATGTGGCTTTAGTATACTGTACTGCAGTATTGGGCCAGCCGGCAAAGGAGCTATAGTGGTGGTGCAGTAGATGCTGAGAAATGCTCTATTTGCATTATTCTtacacccctctcctctcattcttgctttctctctcctgtcctctcttctcttcctgtcctcctctcctcagtaAGGTGAAGGCATGGCAACAGAAGAGGGCGCTGAATAAGGTGCGTGGAATGCAGGCATCCCAGGAGCCTCGGCGGTGGGAGGAGGACTATCAACTGGTAGAGTGTGAGGGCCTGTTTGAGGAGTACCTGGAAATCggtaagacaacaacaacaacaaccacactcTGAGGGTTAGTAGTAGGAGTCCTTTTTCCATCCGAATAGATTACTTGTGGATTTTGATTTATATTGCATACAAGCCATTCAATCTTTGAAGGCTAAAAGTGAAATGAAATACATCAAGTGTTATAAAAGTTATCAAATCCATCAAGCAAAAATAACTCAAAACTACACGAgcaaacaaagaacaaacacaaAAGGGTTTTGTAAACATACAAATTAATACATCTTCCTGTGTCAATATTTAATAAATAGTTTGTTCTTACAAGTGGATATTGTTGATCTATTGTGGATGCATTACTTTGTCTTACATTATCATCCTAATTTCACCCTCCTCGGTAGGGTTGCTAACCTCTGACATTCTCCATCCATCCCACAGTGCTCCAGTTTGGATTCATCACCATATTCGTGGCGGCGTTCCCCCTGGCGCCACTCTTCGCCCTGCTCAACAACTGGGCCGAAATGCGCCTGGATGCCCACAAGTTTGTGTGCGAGTACAGGAGGCCCGTGGCCGAGCGCGCCCAGAACATCGGCGTGTGGTTCAACATCCTGGAGGCCTTGTCGCACCTGTCCGTCATCATCAATGTGAGTCGCATTGTGATGACCTCATCACCCGTGTGCTGTATTTTTTTCAATTCCAAAATTGGTCTGGAAATATCTGGTCTGAAAACATCTGATAAACTTAGATTTTGTAATGTCCCTTTAAGCAGTATATTGAAAGGATTCTAATATTATTATGTAGTGTTTTTATAATTTCTGTTCATTTTAATTTACTGTACCATCTAAAATGCTTTTGTATGTCAATCTACCCCTTTCAGGCTTTCTTGATCGCCTTCACGTCAGATTTCTTACCGCGACTGCTCTACCAGTACAAGTTTGACAACAATCTGAACGGATATGTTAATTTCACTCTGGCCTATGCTCTGCCCAGCTACACCAGCCATCCCATGTGCAGGTAATAGTGATCATAAatacacactggaacacactatagtagatacagtatagtatagctGTTGTATATACTTTAAGGCATAGTTCAGTGACATGTTTAGATATGTGATTCCGTAGCAATCCACAGTTTAGTTTTGTTAGACTAGCCACTGCCAACAAATGCTTATATTAGGATTTTTATACCAAACTCCCATGCAAGTCAAACTCCCCTGTTTAGCATGTTTTAAATTTCATCTCCAAGTCTTTCCAGTAGAGGGCAGAATGGGTGATGTTGACAACCCTGACCTGTTGTTGACAACCATGAATGTGTGTGCTCTGTGTTGCCTGTAGATATAAAGCCTTTAGGGACAACAATGGAAATTACACCCTGGTTTACTGGGAACTCCTGGCTGTGAGGTTAGGCTTCATCATCGCTTTCGAGGtactctgtatgtctgtctgtctgtctgtctgtctgtctgtctgtctgtctgtctgtctgtctcttctttCCACTTACTCCTATATATAACCTGTGCCTTTTGCATTCTTTCCTTATACTGTGCCATGTCCGTCTTTCTATTAATTACTTGTTCTGTCCTACCCTCTTATCTACAACCTGTGTATGTTATTGTGTACCTGTGATAATTTGAAGCTTGCTAATCTTTGCCTCCCAGTCTTTTACAaggtattttattattttatatgttATCACCTTTACTCTATTGATATTAGTCTCCTCAGAATCCTTCTTCTTCTGCTGAGGTTTCTGTCTAGTTTCACCCTATGTCTtcttttccatctctctctctctctctctctatttatcctCCTTTACCTACCTGTCACCGCCAATGTATGCTcttttccctccatccctccctccctctctccagcacGTAGTGTTTTTCGTCCTGCGAGCAATAGACTGGATGGTGCCGGATGTCCCTGAGTCTCTGGAGCTGAAGATGAAGAGAGAGCGCTACTTGGCTAAGCAGGCCCTGGCCGACAACCAGGAGGCCCTGTTCGTGAGTCAGCGAGCCCCGGCCTCCAGCCCAGGTCAGTGGAACATGCCGATGCTCACACACCCTCACCCTCACTTTTCCTCCTTCGGTTCAGTTTTATCCCTGTTATATTATATTAGTGGTTACTCATTAGCTAGGGCTCCTGTTCATTTGAAACTACACACACATAAAGTAAGTCATTAAGGATATAAATTGATGACTCAgggtgaatcccaaatggcaccctattcccaatgtagtgcactacctttggaaagggcgcccatagggctctggtcaaagtagtgcactatatatagaatagggtgccatttgggacacagacagtatCTCATTGGATCCAGTGTACATTTCCTGGAGTATTAAGGGCAGTGAAACCAGAGAGAGACATGTTGCAGTAACTGCTTGACTGGATTTATCGATTCTAATGCTGCTGCATAAGTAGTGAAAGCAGTGGTGTTAATAAGTTGCATATTACACTATCAATGAAACCAATTTGGTCTTCAGAAATGAATTCCAGACTTTATAGTCTTTTATTGACTTTATagcccccaccccccatacacacacacacacacacacaaacacacacaaaaaccactGAGCCTTCACTGCTCAAGTTAGCAGCAGCTAGCATGTTTGCTCTGTGATTCACActcagtaaaaaaaaatacacaaaaaacacgcacgtgcacacacacagtgagaaaaGCAATGACTAAAAACTCACAATGTTTAAAGGCTGGGCTCACTACAATGGTCATAATATGGCGACAGAAATGCTAAAGTGTTCAAAGCCAGACCCATACATCCTTAACCTAAGTTATTGCATCCATAAGACTTTTCCCCTGGCATGTgtaggctctctctctcattgcatCCCATCAGACTGGTGCTTGCTCGCCCATTGTTTCTCGTTGTGGTCctgtcagtggtgtagtggtgggtGTGCATCCCCGTGTTCTGACCATGCCATTgtggtatttttattttttatctttttattttacctttatttaactaggcaagtcagttaagaacaaattcttatttacgatgacggcctacaccggccaaacccggacgacgctgtagtagttgtgtggtagttGTGTTTCTTGTCGTGAACGTCCTGGATGGGGTGAGTAGAAATTCTCACTCCTGCAGTCTGTTAAGCTTCTAAGtaatatatattgtgatgtcacgagaggctacacagctttcagcgggattgctcaagtagtgcaaggagaccaggttcaaccaaaacaaggattttattaaaggtcttgggaaactaacgaaagtataacacaattctgttctctggtggctctttaagggttaacagttcagggatgtctcttccacatccaaaatcataactctccctcgctcaaataacttttccccagtcttactgtattccacgttgcagctagtggccaacccagcaaaacgtccttccaaatgtcccacacgtatttccacaggtgcatatatccaaaggtgagtatttcccaaaggtaagtatctccaaacccttatattcctcatggaagtggacgtgcagcactcttgtcctccagagagcccagcttggagactgtctcttcccttcaacaaaccttcagctcatcagctcctgattggtttcagctgcgtgggaagattggccatagagggttggagttcccgaccataccagcagatggagccatagctgtctgggtttgcagccacctcagggggatgtaacgtccctccaggacacagcctctcgtgacatcacacatccccctcctcgggaccgacgtcctcgtcggggtaaaggcagcgaagaaggcatcacgccgggagagggcgtccgcattgccgtggtgcttgccagactgctctcccttcaactcctccaactctaggaccagggactcagcctcctgttgtctctccttgagtttcttactgaacgcatcagccttggttttagcagagtttagcttctgttgagcagctttcagttccttctctctctctgcctccgcattcttcatcttgttctccaacaccttgtacttctcctctgccttcttctggacctccttactactgcgcagggtctcctcacactcctcgatggtcctgcgcagcctctccagctcctcctgttgcttagggaaggagctctgttggagtttagcctggaggatatctaacccttctgtcttcatgtctaactgttgctttaacaaacgatacctctcagcggtccccttcagaccagacagttctttgtccagattctgtagctccgtctctgtgtcggtctgggcacctgccatccctatcagagcccgggcgggagtgagtaactcggaggattgcaccggagccttcccaggatgagtcttgcctctccgtttccgaggtactcgggttatcctctcctgagactctctccagagtgggtaaaaggctgggcagtctcgtccaattaggacagggacggggagggaatcaaccacccccgccgtcgtgtgtatggttccccgtgtgctggtcattgtaagttcagtaatggggtattctctggtgtccccatggacacaggaaactgggaggactttccccggggtcagacacgttgggcccaccaaatccttacgcaccagggtggcccggctaccagaatccagtaaggcctccacctcatggtgattcacagttaccgggcaggtggggggtcgatctgggccgccatctacgactcccaagagcgaggcaaaacggtgtgtgggtgctgagctggaggactccgcagtgggcataggttcatcggctggtttcccacactgccaggagatatgtcccatctccccacaccggtaacactgtcgagtttccccctcctggtgtactcttcttggacccgcctggtttctggctccccctggagccgggataagtcctgacgtggctgggttcgagaccttggggtcctttggacgggttcttcccatttgtggtggggccgcactcctggggtcttttcgggaagcattcagcatctccgctgtggcctggtacttttccacagcttccacggtcagatcagccgtggtcaaggcctgttgactgatgaaccgtttttgcctcataaggcagggcgcgtaggtaacgatccaccacaacggcctccaccaccgccgctgctgtattcctctgcggatccagccatttccttgcgattcggacaagttcatgcatctgcgcccgaggaggttggtctggttggaaggtccagctgtgaaagcgctgggccataccaaactttgtgagtccatatctgctgaggatctcagacttcagggcatcatagtcagtaacctggtcagggcccaggtcccggacagcattcagcgattccccggttagaaaggggggctaacagaccaacccactgttgcttgggccaggcttccctagtggccgtggcctcaaatgcatgcaggtatgcctcaatgtcatcggtagctcccaccttagatataaagtcacttgcctttattgggcgggtattttggaccaccctctgtctctgcaactgcaattcctctgccttcagaaggttggctttcgtttgctcctccaagagagccacgtttgcttgcatctgggcttgctggccagcaacaagggctttcaatatgtcctccatttcagtcggcggggagcctacggccaacttggaaaactgggtgatcaaaccttcggtatcctcctctgacatgcactattaacgcttgagcgtgcctgtattctccaccatctgtgatgtcacgagaggctacacagctttcagcgggattgctcaggtagtgcaaggagaccaggttcaaccaaaacaaggattttattaaaggtcttgggaaactaacgaaagtataacacaattctgttctctggtggctctttaagggttaacagttcagggatgtctcttccacatccaaaatcataactctccctcgctcaaataacttttccccagtcttactgtattccacgttgcagctagtggccaacccagcaaaacgtccttccaaatgtcccacacgtatttccacaggtgcatatatccaaaggtgagtatttcccaaaggtaagtatctccaaatccttatattcctcatggaagtggacgtgcagcactcttgtcctccagagagcccagcttggagactgtctcttcccttcaacaaaccttcagctcatcagctcctgattggtttcagctgcgtgggaagattggccatagagggttggagttcccgaccataccagcagatggagccatagctgtctgggtttgcagccacctcagggggatgtaacgtccctccaggacacagcctctcgtgacatcacaatatatatatataactaaagTTAAAGGGCAACAACAAGAATGGCCAGTCTTATCAATCCATTAAAGACATCTCGTAAAATGAGTTGTATGCTGTAACTCAGTAACATAACATGATAGAGCAAGCACCTTTGTGTctactgtctgtgtgtttgtgtccaccgtctgtctgtctgtctgtctgtctgtctgtctgtctgtctgtctgtctgtctgtctgtctgcctgcctgcctgcctgcctgcctgcctgcctgcctgtctgcctgcctgcctgcctgcctgcctgcctgcctgcctgcctgcctgcctgcctgcctgtctgcctgcctgcctgcctgcctgcctgcctgcctgcctgcctgcctgtctgtctgcctgcctgcctgcctgcctgcctgcctgcctgcctgcctgtctgtctgtctgtctgtctgtctgtctgtctgtctgtctgtctgtctgcctgtctgcctgcctgcctgtctgcctgcctgcctgtctgtctgcctgtctgcctgcctgcctgtctgcctgcctgtctgcctgcctgcctgcctgcctgcctgcctgcctgcctgcctgcctgcctgcctgcctgtctgcctgcctgcctgcctgcctgcctgcctgcctgcctgcctgcctgcctgcctgcctgcctgcctgcctgcctgcctgcctgcctgcctgcctgcctgcctgcctgcctgcctgcctgcctgcctgcctgcctgcctgcctgcctgcctgcctgcctgcctgcctgtctgcctgcctgcctgcctgcctgtctgtctgtctgtctgtctgtctgtctgtctgtctgtctgtctgtctgtctgtctgtctgtctgtctgtctgtctgtctgtctgtctgtctgtctgtctgctctgtctgtctgtctgtctgtctgtctgtctgtctgttcgtctgtctgtctgtctgtctgtctgtctgtctgtctgtctgtctgtctgtctgtcttgtctgtctgtctgtctgtctgtctgtctgtctgtctgtctgtctgtctgtctgtctgtctgtctgtctgtctgtctgtctgtctgtctgtctgtctgtctgtctgtctgtctgtctgtctgtctgtctgtctgtctgtctgtctgtctgtctgtctgtctgtctgtctgtctgtctgtctgtctcgtctgtctgtctgtctgtctgtctgtctgtctgtctgtctcgtctgtctgtctgtctgttctgtctgtctgtctgtctgtctgtctgtctgtctgtctgtctgtctgtctgtctgtctgtctgtctgtctgtctgtctgtctgtctgctctgtctgtctgtctgtctgtctgtctgtctgtctgtctgtctgtctgtctgtctgtctgtctgttcgtctgtctgtctgtctgtctgtctgtctgtctgtctgtctgtctgtctgtctgtctgtctgtctgtctgtctgtctgtctgtctgtctgttctgtctgtctgtctgtctcgtctgtctgtctgtctgtctgtctgtctgtctgtctgttctgtctgtctgtctgtctgtctgtctgtctgtctgtctgt
Encoded proteins:
- the ano11 gene encoding LOW QUALITY PROTEIN: anoctamin-7 (The sequence of the model RefSeq protein was modified relative to this genomic sequence to represent the inferred CDS: inserted 2 bases in 1 codon; substituted 1 base at 1 genomic stop codon), with protein sequence MLRKGSELFLATGSDREVLLDLDYVTGDRGEPQTTDRYGSLQNGGFIPPRCDETASVKKSIHYLKLSAPWDVLVYYAEELIQRAPLQAQPNPDFNTSDRILXIPNVMAQSMPNRPLDYYTCAFRKSKMEKFIGFEDHDTYFTNTQRHHIVYELLARTVYGKRKRAEMGVARLLNEGAYTAAFPLHEGPFELPAYEVCPDELNQRQVLFQYWARWSTWYKYQPLDHIREYFGEKIAFYFAWLGFYTAWLLPASVVGTFVFVSRDMSIGTKTPAKEICNSGNSCLMCPLCKTCKAWNMSDICPMVKVGYLFDHPGTVFFSVLMSFWAVTFLEYXKRKMATLAHHWDCMDFQEEEERPRPEFAAMAPVTGVKEPYFPEKARLSRMLTGSMVIIIMLCVVMIFLVTVIMYRGIVSVMMYRTGSVVLRTQAGNIANISSSLVNLALILLMGQVYTALALQLTKWEMHRTQTQYEDAFTFKVFVFQFVNFYSSPFYVAFFKGRFVGYPGHYGTLLGMRNEDCGPGGCFIELAEQLFIIMVGKQLISNVQEFVIPKVKAWQQKRALNKVRGMQASQEPRRWEEDYQLVECEGLFEEYLEIVLQFGFITIFVAAFPLAPLFALLNNWAEMRLDAHKFVCEYRRPVAERAQNIGVWFNILEALSHLSVIINAFLIAFTSDFLPRLLYQYKFDNNLNGYVNFTLAYALPSYTSHPMCRYKAFRDNNGNYTLVYWELLAVRLGFIIAFEHVVFFVLRAIDWMVPDVPESLELKMKRERYLAKQALADNQEALFVSQRAPASSPGQWNMPMLTHPHPHFSSFGSVLSLLYYISGYSLARAPVHLKLHTHKVSH